GATAGCGGGTCATAACGGCATAATCCGTGAGAATGGCGGCTTCATCCACAGAGGCAGGCAGATCGACGACTGTGGCTATGAGATCGAGAAGGATGCGAAGATTGTGAGTTCTTGGGGGAGGAATACTCTTGGATCGGG
This portion of the Syntrophotaleaceae bacterium genome encodes:
- a CDS encoding HEPN domain-containing protein gives rise to the protein RSKSIPPPRTHNLRILLDLIATVVDLPASVDEAAILTDYAVMTRYPGDFEPVSQDEHEVAIQLARRVVDWAEAEI